GGCACGACGATTCGCGTCGCGCAGGCGCGCCACGCGCGCTGGGAAGCGATCGCCGGCATCGCCGTGCATCTGCTGTGGCCGGTGCTGTCGATGCTGCCCGTGCTGGCGATCGGGCTGTGGTTCGGCATCGGTGCGGGGCTGCGGCCGCTGCGCCTGATCGCCGCCGGCCTCAAGCGCCGCAATGCCAACAATCTCGAACCGGTGGACGTCGCGTCGATGCCGAACGAGGTGCGGCCGCTCGCCGAAGCGATCAACGACCTGCTCGCCCGCCTGGACCGCTCGTTCACGCTGCAGCGGCATTTCATCGCCGACGCCGCGCACGAGCTGCGCACGCCGATCATGGGCCTGTCGATCCAGTCGCAGCTGCTGCGGCGCGCGGCGACGCCCGACGAACGCGAGCGCATCCTCGCGCAGATCCACGCCGGGACGACGCGGCTCGGCCATCTCGCCGAACAGCTGCTCACGCTCGCCCGCATCGAGCCGGACGCGCAGACGGCCGAGTTCGCGCCGGTCGATCTCGCCGCGCTGTGCCGCGCGGTGGTCGCGGATCGCGCGCGCGTCGCCGATGCGCATCGCGTCGACCTCGGCGCGATCGGCGCGTCGCCCGTCACGGTCGCCGGCAACGCCGATACCTTGCGCGTGCTGCTGAACAATCTCGTCGACAACGCGATCCGCTATGCGGGCGACGGCGCCTGCATCGACGTGAGCACACGCGTCGACGGCGCGACGCCCGTGCTCGAAGTGTCGGACGACGGCCCCGGCATTCCGGAAGCGGAGCGCGCGGACGTGTGGGAGCGGTTCTATCGCGGCGCCGGCGCGCAGGCGGCGACGTCGTCGGGCAGCGGGCTCGGCCTGTCGATCGTCAAGCGGATCGCCGAGCAGCATCGCGCGACGGTCACGCTCGGCACGAGCGCGGGCGGCCACGGGCTCACCGTGACGGTGCGCTTCCCGGCCGCGGCATGACGAGGCAAGACGAGTCCTGACGCGGGCCGGTCGCGCGGCTTGTCCACAGATTTTGTTGGCAAGCTTGTGGACAACCAGCCGCCAACGACAGCAAGCCATTGATCCGAAAAGATTTGATCGGTGTGCGCAGCAAACGCGCCGTCGCGCATGGCTATCGCATGTGATACGCAGCAAAGCGACGTCGCCGCGGACACCGCTGGTAGCCTCGACATCGCGAACCGTGCGGCTCGGCGATACCGAATTCATTGAAGCGGCAGTTCATGCCGACCCAGCTTCGTCACGCACTCGCCAGCAGTCCGACGTATTTCAACGATGCGATCGAATGGTCGACCGTGACGTTTCGATCAGCCGCCATCGCGAAACAACAGCTGCCGTCGTTCCGGAAAGTCGCGCCGACGGGCATTTGCACGCCGTGAACCGCCGCGCAGCGGGACACCGCGCCACACGATCGCCACATGCACTTCTCCACAGAAAATGTTGGCAAGCTTGTGGATATCCTGCGCATCGCGACGCTAAGCCCTTGATCCGACAGACTTTGGCACGTGTGATGCAGACGCTGCGCCAGCCGGGCCGCGTTATGCACGGCTTCGCCGCAGTTCGCATCACGATGCCACGCGGCCAGACCCGCGCTGCACGACGTGCGCATCGCGGCACTTACACACAGATTTTGTTGGCAAGCTTGTGGATATCCTGCGCAAGCGTTCGCTAAGCCATTGATCGGCCGGCGATTCGCGCGCCATGTCAACGTTTCGGCACGGCCGTCGCGCCGCACCGGCGACCCCCGTGCGTCCCTTGACGGCCGCACACGCGACGCGTCACGATCACACGACGCCGCGCACGTCACGCGTCGGCGCCACGGGCCGGCCGCTCCGCCCGCATTCGACAACGACACATCACTCCGAGGAAGGCCATGGAACATTTCAACGCAGGGCAAATGCTGGTCGCGCTCGTGCTCGTCGCGATCGTCGTCTATCCGTACGTGCGCATCGTGCGGCGCACGGGCCACTCGGGCTGGTGGATCCTGACGATGTTCGTGCCGGTGCTGAACTTCATCATGTTGTGGGTCTTCGCGTTCGCACGCTGGCCCGCCACCGACGATCGGCAACGCTAGGGCCTGCTCACGCTTATAACGGGCTTGCGAACCGGCCTGCGCATCGGATGAGCCGGCCGGCCCGCTTGTCCACAGATTATGTTGGCAAGCATGTGGACAGCGTGCGCATACCGGCACCAAGCGCTTGATCCGAAAGACTTTCTGCGCGGTGCTCCAAATGCGGCACGCGGCGCGCAACGCCGCCTCCCGCTTGTCCACAGATTGTGTTGGCAAGCATGTGGATAGCCTGCGCATACCGCAATCAAGCGCTTGATCCGAAAGACTTTGTTCCCATCGCTTCGAATCGGGCAGCGCCCGCCGCCGCGGCCGCGTTGCGGCAAGCGCGGCGGCCGGCCGGCTTTTCCACAGATTTTGTTGGCAAGCGTGTGGATATCCTGAGCATGCGTGACGCAAGTGGTTGATCTCACAACGTTTGGCTGCCGCGGTCACGACTGCGGCAGCGCCTGCCTCGATCGCCGCGCCCCGCCCGTCACGCGAATGTCGCGACCGCGATCCGCGCCGCCGCCGCGATCACGTCGTCCCTCCCCTTCGCATCGGCGCGCGCCTGCGTGTAGTACACGGTCAGCACGATCGGCCCGCGCGCGGGCGGCCAGAGCACGCCGATGTCGTTGATCGTCCCGTAGTCGCCGGTGCCGGTCTTGTCGCCGACCTGCCATCCCGTCGGCACGCCCGCGCGAATCCGCTTGTCGCCCGTCTTGTTGCCGCGCAGCCATTGCACGTACTGCGCACGCTGCGGCGCCGGCAACGCATCGCCGAGCGCCAGTGCGCGCAGGCTCGCCGCCATCGCGGCGGGCGTCGTCGTGTCGCGCGCGTCGCCCGGCAGCGCGGTATTCAGTTCGGTTTCCCAACGGTCGAGCCGGAACGTATCGTCGCCGATCGAGCGCGCGAACGCGGTCACCGCCGCCGGCCCGCCGAGCAGCTTCATCAGCAGGTTCGCG
The sequence above is drawn from the Burkholderia ubonensis genome and encodes:
- a CDS encoding DUF805 domain-containing protein; this translates as MEHFNAGQMLVALVLVAIVVYPYVRIVRRTGHSGWWILTMFVPVLNFIMLWVFAFARWPATDDRQR
- the blaPEN-bcc gene encoding PEN family class A beta-lactamase, Bcc-type; translation: MTYSSQRRTLLLAAATAPLVVTVGACAAPSAAAPDIASAATFAALERAAGGRLGVYALDTATGRRVQHRADERFPFCSTFKAMLGAAVLARSVEHPGLLQQRVTYAQADLVNSSPVSGRHVDTGMTVAQLCEATAQYSDNAAANLLMKLLGGPAAVTAFARSIGDDTFRLDRWETELNTALPGDARDTTTPAAMAASLRALALGDALPAPQRAQYVQWLRGNKTGDKRIRAGVPTGWQVGDKTGTGDYGTINDIGVLWPPARGPIVLTVYYTQARADAKGRDDVIAAAARIAVATFA
- a CDS encoding ATP-binding protein, with product MRWRGASLRRRLLFWLLPAACVIGLLASAGTYWGALRELDDLLDDQMRSMTKQIVVGPNGELSFSGDARGKHRFKVDDPDVVLLQVWRNGTLVYSTDRDSTLPPPAQAGIASIDVAGQSWRTYVTERGGTTIRVAQARHARWEAIAGIAVHLLWPVLSMLPVLAIGLWFGIGAGLRPLRLIAAGLKRRNANNLEPVDVASMPNEVRPLAEAINDLLARLDRSFTLQRHFIADAAHELRTPIMGLSIQSQLLRRAATPDERERILAQIHAGTTRLGHLAEQLLTLARIEPDAQTAEFAPVDLAALCRAVVADRARVADAHRVDLGAIGASPVTVAGNADTLRVLLNNLVDNAIRYAGDGACIDVSTRVDGATPVLEVSDDGPGIPEAERADVWERFYRGAGAQAATSSGSGLGLSIVKRIAEQHRATVTLGTSAGGHGLTVTVRFPAAA